The proteins below come from a single Roseiflexus sp. RS-1 genomic window:
- a CDS encoding DUF1501 domain-containing protein: protein MTVSRRTFIVGCSAAIAAMTGGAVRGLAFAQPGDTTRRDILVVVFLRGGCDGLSLVAPVNDPFYKGARGELRVEESGQNAGLLLSNTIPGADFRLHPRATLLQSLYINRSLAIVHACGLRNGTRSHFEAMDYMEGGIPESGVPANGWLARYLNSISASGYLPAVAAGTRVPFSMVGFNGAAALTDPASFSLSWNSWRYRSQLNQALDAFYSGDSPVQQAGRTTLTTIARINERLPRDSQGRVIPYTPEIGVRYPGGRGASLGNALRTVASLIKMDVGLLAATVDYGGWDTHEGQGWIFPELVAGLAEGLYAFYNDLWRYHDRLTVVVMSEFGRRLKSNRSGGTDHGHGNVMLVLGEGIRGGKMYGVWPGLATEQLDNGVDLAITTDYRTVLAEVLIKRGALQTVDQVFPGFRGSPLGLAYSPGETIERPNRVNLPLVIR from the coding sequence ATGACTGTTTCACGACGTACCTTCATCGTTGGGTGCAGCGCTGCGATTGCAGCAATGACCGGTGGCGCGGTTCGCGGGCTTGCGTTTGCCCAACCCGGCGATACCACCCGCCGCGATATTCTGGTTGTGGTGTTCCTGCGCGGCGGTTGCGACGGTCTGAGCCTCGTCGCGCCGGTGAATGACCCATTCTACAAGGGAGCGCGCGGCGAACTGCGGGTCGAAGAAAGCGGGCAGAACGCCGGACTGTTGCTAAGCAACACCATTCCTGGCGCAGATTTTCGCCTGCACCCGCGTGCCACGCTGCTTCAGTCGCTGTACATCAACCGCTCACTGGCAATTGTCCACGCATGTGGTCTGAGAAATGGCACACGCAGCCACTTTGAAGCGATGGACTACATGGAAGGCGGGATTCCAGAGAGTGGCGTACCGGCGAATGGCTGGCTTGCCCGCTATCTGAACAGTATCAGCGCCAGTGGCTATCTTCCGGCAGTTGCAGCCGGAACACGCGTGCCGTTCTCGATGGTCGGCTTCAACGGCGCTGCTGCGCTGACCGATCCGGCTTCATTTAGCCTGAGCTGGAACTCGTGGCGTTATCGCTCACAACTCAACCAGGCGCTCGATGCGTTCTACTCTGGCGATTCGCCCGTCCAGCAGGCGGGCCGCACCACGCTGACGACGATTGCCAGGATCAACGAGCGTCTGCCGCGTGACTCGCAGGGCAGGGTCATTCCCTACACGCCGGAGATAGGGGTCAGATATCCGGGCGGGCGCGGCGCCAGTCTCGGCAATGCCCTGCGCACGGTCGCAAGCCTGATCAAAATGGATGTCGGTCTGCTTGCTGCAACGGTCGATTATGGCGGGTGGGATACGCACGAAGGGCAGGGATGGATTTTTCCCGAACTGGTTGCAGGGCTTGCAGAAGGGTTGTACGCATTCTACAACGATCTCTGGCGGTACCATGATCGGTTGACGGTGGTGGTTATGAGCGAATTCGGGCGGCGGCTCAAGTCCAACCGCAGTGGCGGCACCGATCACGGGCACGGCAATGTCATGCTCGTGCTTGGCGAGGGGATCCGCGGCGGGAAGATGTACGGCGTCTGGCCCGGACTGGCGACCGAGCAACTCGATAATGGCGTGGATCTGGCGATCACCACCGATTATCGCACAGTGCTGGCAGAGGTCCTGATCAAGCGCGGTGCGCTTCAGACGGTCGATCAGGTCTTTCCCGGCTTTCGCGGATCACCGCTCGGACTCGCCTACTCCCCCGGCGAAACGATCGAACGTCCAAACCGGGTGAACCTGCCGCTCGTGATCCGCTGA
- a CDS encoding DUF1800 domain-containing protein — protein sequence MTFSRRRFLGASATMAGAGIVDFPGKHTSSITFRTHSQADPAANPPIELIALNRMAYGPRPGDVARVQQMGLTAYVDEQLNPNDADDALCASKLVSARLRIQYDAGMGYPAVDEMRSLRTIIENWGLAQLWPLTKHPAYQERIRPVEEVRAATLIRAVYSKWQLREVLVEFWHNHFNVDAYSDTRISATWPLYDRDVIRRHCLGNFRNMVRDVAKSIAMGFYLDNAFSRDGPANENYARELFELHTLGQENYLNHLYNRWRDVPGALEGNPIGYIDQDVYEAARAFTGWTIAHGQTISGSLRLPDTGEFAYVDLWHDNAQKRVLAFEIDPNRPPLADGEDVIRLVSQHPGTARYICRKLCRRLLADDPPASLVNTLANIWLTNKDAPDQIARTVRALLLSDEFASTFGRKVKRPFEVVVSFLRATNAEVTPNRDLFWQLQEMGYRMFNWGPPTGHPEESAAWLSTNGMLRRWNIINQLQSTWLKAATFDLPGQTPPGLTARQIVEFWVGRLLAVPPPTSTMNRLIDLMRQNGSADAPPTGSTDEIVDRIKSVVTLIAMTPEFQLR from the coding sequence ATGACGTTTTCACGGCGTCGCTTCCTTGGCGCCAGCGCAACCATGGCAGGCGCAGGGATAGTTGATTTTCCCGGAAAACACACCAGCAGCATCACCTTTCGGACACATTCGCAGGCAGATCCAGCGGCAAACCCTCCCATCGAACTGATCGCGCTCAACCGAATGGCGTACGGACCTCGACCCGGCGATGTCGCGCGTGTCCAACAGATGGGATTGACCGCATATGTTGATGAACAACTCAACCCCAACGATGCGGACGATGCGCTATGTGCATCGAAACTTGTCAGTGCACGTCTGCGCATCCAGTACGACGCTGGCATGGGCTATCCGGCAGTCGATGAAATGCGCTCGCTGCGCACGATCATCGAAAACTGGGGACTGGCACAACTCTGGCCCCTCACAAAGCATCCAGCTTATCAGGAGCGCATCCGTCCCGTTGAGGAGGTGCGCGCTGCCACGCTGATCCGCGCCGTCTACAGCAAATGGCAGCTGCGTGAGGTGCTGGTCGAGTTCTGGCACAACCACTTCAATGTCGATGCCTACTCTGACACCCGCATTAGCGCAACCTGGCCCCTGTACGACCGTGATGTCATCCGGCGGCACTGTCTGGGCAATTTTCGGAACATGGTGCGGGATGTGGCGAAAAGCATCGCCATGGGGTTCTACCTTGATAACGCCTTCAGCCGCGACGGTCCAGCGAATGAGAATTATGCCCGCGAACTGTTCGAGTTGCATACGCTGGGGCAGGAGAACTATCTCAACCACCTGTACAACCGCTGGCGCGATGTTCCCGGCGCGCTTGAAGGAAATCCGATCGGCTACATCGATCAGGATGTGTACGAGGCGGCGCGTGCATTTACCGGATGGACGATTGCCCACGGTCAGACGATCAGCGGCAGTCTGCGTCTGCCGGATACGGGTGAGTTTGCGTATGTCGATCTCTGGCACGACAACGCACAAAAGAGAGTGCTGGCTTTTGAGATCGACCCCAACCGACCGCCACTTGCGGACGGCGAGGATGTGATTCGCCTGGTCAGCCAGCATCCCGGCACGGCGCGATACATCTGCCGCAAACTCTGCCGTCGCCTGCTCGCCGACGATCCGCCCGCCTCGCTGGTGAACACGCTGGCGAACATCTGGCTCACCAACAAGGACGCACCCGATCAGATCGCCAGAACCGTTCGCGCGCTCCTCCTGTCGGACGAATTCGCCAGCACGTTCGGCAGAAAGGTGAAACGACCGTTTGAAGTGGTGGTTTCATTCCTGCGTGCCACGAATGCGGAGGTCACGCCCAACCGCGATCTCTTCTGGCAGTTGCAGGAGATGGGGTATCGGATGTTCAACTGGGGACCGCCAACCGGACACCCGGAGGAGAGCGCGGCGTGGCTGAGCACGAATGGCATGCTCCGGCGCTGGAATATCATCAACCAGTTGCAGAGCACCTGGCTCAAGGCTGCAACGTTCGATCTGCCAGGGCAGACGCCACCAGGCTTGACGGCACGGCAGATCGTGGAGTTCTGGGTCGGGCGTCTGCTGGCTGTGCCACCTCCAACATCAACCATGAATCGCCTGATCGACCTGATGCGCCAGAACGGTTCGGCGGACGCCCCGCCGACCGGCAGCACCGACGAGATTGTCGACCGCATCAAGAGTGTTGTGACGTTGATTGCGATGACGCCTGAGTTTCAACTGCGCTAG
- a CDS encoding ATP-binding protein yields MKSLTVPATLESLAQISAFVNEASQCAGLDDHTAWQVELAVDEAATNIIQHGYAPDHPGIIELTWRIEDGRLVITLRDYGRRFNPDDVPPPDVSSPLEERQPGGLGLYLMNRLMDQVRFDFDDTNGNLLTMVKYIIQPRVSVEVREFCLSGRLDAVGAASALAPVHQAIADGAAYVLIDFGNVTFLSSTALRSLLLARKDLLERNGELRLCNLRPQVREVFELTGFTQVFAIHSSRAEALAAFGQEHV; encoded by the coding sequence ATGAAATCTCTGACAGTCCCGGCCACTCTCGAATCTCTGGCGCAGATCAGCGCTTTTGTCAACGAGGCGTCTCAATGCGCCGGTCTTGACGATCATACCGCCTGGCAGGTCGAACTGGCGGTGGATGAGGCGGCGACGAACATTATTCAGCATGGGTATGCCCCCGATCATCCGGGAATCATCGAACTGACGTGGCGGATCGAGGACGGTCGCCTGGTCATTACGCTGCGCGACTACGGACGACGTTTCAACCCGGATGATGTTCCGCCGCCCGATGTGTCATCGCCGCTGGAAGAACGTCAGCCAGGCGGTCTGGGACTGTACCTGATGAATCGGTTGATGGATCAGGTGCGATTCGACTTCGACGATACCAACGGGAACCTCCTGACCATGGTGAAGTATATTATTCAACCGCGTGTCAGCGTCGAGGTGCGAGAGTTTTGCCTGAGCGGCAGGCTCGACGCGGTTGGAGCAGCGTCGGCGCTCGCACCGGTCCATCAGGCGATCGCCGATGGCGCTGCATATGTCTTGATCGATTTCGGCAATGTCACATTCCTCAGCAGCACGGCGCTGCGTTCGCTCTTGCTAGCACGGAAAGACCTGCTGGAGCGTAACGGTGAACTGCGTCTCTGCAATCTGCGCCCGCAGGTGCGCGAAGTGTTTGAATTGACCGGTTTTACTCAGGTGTTTGCCATTCATTCCTCGCGCGCCGAAGCGCTGGCGGCATTCGGTCAGGAACACGTGTGA
- a CDS encoding secondary thiamine-phosphate synthase enzyme YjbQ, producing MRSYREELWFNTPTRVAFVRITDQVAAAVRKSGVREGLCLVNAMHITASVFVNDNESGLWHDFERWLEKLAPHAPVSQYRHNDTGEDNADAHLKRTIMGREVVLAITDGKLDLGPWEEVFYGEFDGQRRKRVLIKIIGE from the coding sequence ATGCGCTCATACCGTGAGGAACTCTGGTTCAACACACCAACCCGGGTTGCATTCGTGCGCATTACCGATCAGGTCGCTGCCGCAGTGCGCAAATCGGGGGTGCGCGAAGGATTGTGTCTGGTGAATGCCATGCACATTACTGCCAGCGTCTTCGTGAACGACAATGAATCGGGTTTGTGGCACGACTTCGAGCGCTGGCTGGAAAAACTCGCGCCGCACGCACCGGTGTCGCAGTATCGCCACAACGATACCGGCGAGGACAATGCCGATGCACATCTGAAGCGCACCATCATGGGGCGCGAGGTGGTGCTGGCGATCACCGACGGCAAACTCGACCTTGGACCGTGGGAAGAGGTGTTCTACGGCGAGTTCGACGGTCAACGGCGCAAGCGCGTGCTGATCAAAATCATTGGGGAGTAA
- a CDS encoding thioredoxin family protein — protein MPATSEASTVLKPGATAPDFTLTDTVSGRQMSLSELKSSKATVVMFICNHCPYVKHVDQALVRLAKDYMPQGVSFIAISSNDPVQYPEDAPDKMREEALRVGYPFPYLFDETQDVARAYGAACTPDTFIFDGDLRLAYRGQLDDTRPNSGREATAADVRAALDAILAGQPVNPVQKPSVGCSIKWKR, from the coding sequence ATGCCCGCAACATCCGAAGCATCGACCGTGCTGAAGCCGGGTGCGACCGCGCCCGATTTTACGCTGACCGATACCGTTTCGGGGCGGCAGATGTCGCTGAGCGAACTGAAATCGTCGAAAGCGACGGTGGTCATGTTCATCTGCAATCACTGCCCATACGTCAAGCATGTCGATCAGGCGCTTGTTCGTCTGGCGAAGGACTACATGCCGCAGGGCGTGTCGTTCATCGCAATCAGTTCCAACGATCCCGTCCAGTACCCCGAAGATGCACCCGATAAGATGCGTGAAGAAGCGTTGCGCGTCGGCTACCCCTTCCCCTATCTCTTCGACGAAACCCAGGATGTCGCACGCGCATATGGCGCCGCCTGCACCCCCGACACCTTCATCTTCGACGGCGACCTGCGCCTGGCGTACCGTGGTCAACTGGATGACACCCGCCCGAACAGCGGCAGGGAAGCAACCGCAGCCGATGTGCGCGCAGCGCTCGATGCCATTCTGGCGGGTCAGCCGGTGAACCCCGTGCAGAAACCGAGTGTTGGTTGCAGTATTAAGTGGAAACGGTAG
- a CDS encoding STAS domain-containing protein, protein MEITHKRLNRVDLLTIKGRLDAMNAPQLKQKFEELFDQNRYRIVLDLAGLEYVASPGLRVLIEARKRARDWKLTDLEGGDVRIANLPPRIKEVFDLTGFTSLFEIYPDTVEAVGSF, encoded by the coding sequence ATGGAGATCACGCACAAACGGCTCAACCGTGTCGATCTGCTGACGATCAAGGGACGACTCGATGCGATGAATGCGCCGCAACTCAAGCAGAAGTTCGAAGAACTGTTCGACCAGAATCGCTATCGAATCGTGCTCGATCTCGCCGGGCTTGAATATGTGGCCAGCCCCGGGCTGCGCGTGTTGATCGAGGCGCGCAAGCGAGCGCGTGACTGGAAACTGACCGACCTGGAAGGGGGCGATGTGCGGATTGCCAACCTGCCGCCACGGATTAAGGAGGTCTTCGATCTGACCGGCTTTACCTCGCTGTTCGAGATCTATCCCGACACTGTCGAAGCAGTCGGCTCCTTCTGA
- a CDS encoding SpoIIE family protein phosphatase gives MNRERQLILYCLVVGVAGWTALILSNPGVASWGVLALFVVLALLIEAAAFRVPPADPHSLTGIVILAAALALGPADGALVAAVAGLIFGVLLPLIYRRPRTFYLLAARPLLRSGVRAGAVLAGGALAWLLADDTPGEALSLMALILCYPTLIQLNRAVREYIQGGSTGVLTWWQSSWMPVLAAEIAPLPLAALFAAIYTRLGIGYFVFAAAGLFAASIAVRQAAMNLRNQGASIRELGLLNEASREIIRAELDVDALSELIYRAASKVVDTSSFHLGLFDPESDRYTLVVRVQDRVRLPPLTVDLPSGDGLVGWMRQTGRSLLVEDFATEMDRLPARPRYQSERPPRSGIYVPLLDGGRVIGTISIQSYQPYAFDADDLRMLSLLADQAAVAISKARAFAAANERAVQLQAIQDVSERITAILELDQLLSSVVRLIRERFGYHTVHIFLIGEDGRLHFGASTVEGQSLERLRRMVLQPGEGIVGSVALTGQPALVNDVRTDPRYISDDSSTRAELAVPLRYAEKVIGVLDIQSAEAGRFQRSDLFVTRTLADQVAVAVERARAFQAQREEAWTLNALLQVAENLSRATSLDVLLPAVVRLPPLLLGCVRCTCLIWDRQAASFTPLAAYGLSPADRATFVGCPIAERDAPLLAEVVRTVAPLALDSARGHGHLCAPIIERFGSASLLATPLWTRGAALGVLVIDYGPAEHRFTARDLILANGFASQIAGALESALLAQEAAQAARLEEELRVARDIQRTLLPSRAPNLPGWETAADWRSARMVGGDFFDYWYLPPPQEPYDGGGRSGIRTTPDHNGAVCQPLGFVIADVSDKGVPAALFMALARSLVRAAALDGSSPAAALTRANRWITRDTEAGMFVTVFYGVLEPHTGRLRYCCAGHNPPLLFRADGGVIPLQTPGIALGVLEEVALTEDDVSMSDGDVLVCYTDGVTEAINAAEEPFGVERLIEKVAAVRTGSAAAILDAINDALGRHAEGALYDDVTLVIIKRVAAPLSVDTMP, from the coding sequence GTGAATCGTGAGCGGCAGCTCATTCTTTACTGTCTGGTCGTGGGCGTAGCTGGCTGGACTGCGCTCATCCTCAGCAACCCTGGTGTTGCGTCCTGGGGTGTACTTGCGTTGTTCGTCGTTCTGGCATTGCTGATCGAAGCAGCAGCATTTCGGGTTCCGCCAGCCGATCCACACAGTCTGACCGGCATCGTCATTCTGGCTGCGGCGCTGGCGCTTGGTCCTGCTGACGGGGCGCTGGTCGCTGCGGTGGCAGGTTTGATCTTCGGCGTGTTGCTGCCGTTGATCTATCGCCGTCCACGCACCTTCTACCTGCTGGCGGCGCGTCCGCTCCTGCGCAGCGGCGTGCGCGCTGGCGCGGTTCTAGCAGGCGGAGCGCTGGCGTGGCTCCTTGCCGATGATACACCCGGCGAGGCGCTGTCGCTCATGGCGCTGATCCTGTGCTATCCAACGCTCATTCAACTGAATCGCGCCGTCCGTGAATACATTCAGGGCGGCTCGACCGGCGTCCTGACATGGTGGCAGTCATCCTGGATGCCCGTCCTGGCGGCGGAAATTGCGCCGTTGCCGCTGGCGGCGCTCTTCGCCGCCATTTACACCCGCCTGGGGATCGGCTACTTCGTGTTTGCAGCAGCCGGGTTGTTTGCTGCCAGCATTGCCGTGCGCCAGGCGGCGATGAACCTGCGCAACCAGGGCGCTTCCATCCGTGAGTTGGGGTTGCTGAACGAAGCCAGTCGCGAGATTATCCGCGCTGAACTCGATGTCGATGCGCTGAGCGAATTGATCTACCGCGCCGCCAGCAAAGTCGTCGATACGTCTTCGTTTCACCTGGGGCTGTTCGATCCGGAGAGCGACCGTTATACGCTGGTCGTGCGTGTGCAGGATCGGGTGCGCCTGCCGCCGCTCACGGTCGATCTGCCGAGCGGCGATGGGCTGGTCGGCTGGATGCGCCAGACCGGGCGCTCGTTGCTGGTGGAGGACTTCGCCACTGAGATGGATCGCTTGCCGGCACGTCCACGCTATCAGAGTGAACGACCGCCGCGCTCCGGCATCTATGTGCCGTTGCTCGATGGCGGCAGGGTGATCGGGACGATCTCGATCCAGAGTTACCAGCCCTACGCTTTCGATGCCGATGATCTGCGCATGCTGTCGCTGCTGGCGGATCAGGCGGCAGTCGCAATTTCAAAGGCGCGCGCCTTTGCCGCCGCCAACGAACGTGCGGTGCAACTCCAGGCGATCCAGGACGTCAGTGAGCGCATCACTGCGATCCTCGAACTGGACCAACTCCTCTCTTCCGTCGTTCGCCTGATCCGTGAGCGCTTCGGATACCATACGGTTCACATTTTCCTTATCGGTGAAGATGGACGGCTGCACTTCGGCGCCAGCACCGTTGAGGGACAGTCGCTCGAACGCCTGCGGCGGATGGTGCTGCAACCGGGCGAGGGCATCGTTGGCAGTGTGGCGTTGACCGGTCAACCGGCTCTGGTGAATGATGTGCGCACCGATCCACGTTACATCAGCGACGACTCAAGCACCCGCGCTGAACTTGCGGTACCGCTGCGCTATGCCGAAAAGGTCATCGGCGTGCTCGATATTCAAAGCGCCGAGGCGGGGCGCTTCCAGCGCAGCGACCTGTTCGTCACCCGAACGCTGGCGGATCAGGTGGCGGTTGCGGTGGAGCGTGCGCGCGCATTCCAGGCGCAGCGCGAAGAAGCCTGGACACTGAATGCGCTGTTGCAGGTTGCCGAAAACCTGTCACGCGCAACATCGCTCGATGTGCTGCTGCCAGCAGTGGTGCGCCTGCCGCCGCTGCTCCTCGGATGCGTCCGCTGTACCTGCCTGATCTGGGACCGACAGGCGGCTTCGTTTACGCCACTTGCCGCGTATGGCTTGAGTCCTGCCGATCGCGCGACATTCGTCGGATGCCCGATTGCCGAACGGGATGCACCGCTGCTGGCGGAAGTGGTGCGCACGGTTGCGCCGCTGGCGCTCGACTCTGCCAGGGGGCACGGGCATCTCTGCGCGCCGATTATCGAACGTTTCGGCAGTGCGTCGCTGCTGGCAACGCCGCTCTGGACGCGCGGCGCTGCCCTGGGAGTGCTGGTGATCGACTATGGACCGGCAGAACACCGTTTCACCGCGCGCGACCTGATCCTGGCAAATGGGTTTGCCTCACAGATCGCCGGAGCGCTCGAAAGCGCACTGCTGGCGCAGGAGGCAGCACAGGCGGCGCGGCTGGAAGAAGAACTGCGCGTTGCCCGCGATATTCAGCGCACCCTGCTGCCGTCGCGCGCGCCCAACCTGCCCGGCTGGGAAACGGCTGCCGACTGGCGCTCGGCGCGCATGGTCGGCGGAGATTTTTTCGATTACTGGTACCTTCCGCCTCCACAAGAACCATACGATGGCGGTGGTCGATCCGGCATCCGCACCACACCGGACCATAACGGCGCCGTCTGTCAACCGCTCGGTTTTGTGATTGCTGATGTCAGTGATAAAGGCGTGCCGGCGGCGTTGTTCATGGCACTGGCGCGCAGTCTGGTGCGCGCCGCAGCGCTCGACGGATCGTCGCCTGCGGCGGCGCTTACCCGCGCCAATCGCTGGATTACGCGCGACACCGAAGCTGGCATGTTTGTGACCGTTTTCTACGGCGTGCTCGAACCGCACACCGGACGCCTGCGCTACTGTTGCGCCGGGCACAACCCGCCGCTGCTGTTCCGCGCCGACGGCGGCGTCATCCCCTTGCAGACGCCGGGGATTGCGCTTGGCGTGCTCGAAGAAGTTGCATTGACTGAAGACGATGTGTCGATGAGCGATGGCGACGTGCTGGTATGCTATACCGATGGCGTCACTGAAGCGATCAATGCCGCCGAAGAACCTTTCGGCGTCGAACGACTGATTGAGAAGGTCGCCGCCGTGCGCACCGGCAGCGCTGCCGCCATCCTTGACGCCATTAACGACGCCCTCGGTCGCCACGCCGAGGGAGCGCTCTACGACGATGTCACCCTGGTCATCATCAAACGTGTGGCGGCGCCGTTGAGTGTTGACACGATGCCCTGA